GCGAAGGCAGTACAATTGGAACAGCTGTTGCGGCACGTGAAAATCTCGGGGGTTTAATTTTATTATCAGGTGCAGTTGAAAGAATAAGTGAAGCTCTAAAAAGACAACGGGATATTGCAGTGGAGGATATCAAAAATGCGAAAGGGTTTCAAGGGTTTTTATTACGTTTGTTTAGGACACAAAACAAAGTGGAACCCCAAGCACAAAAATTTATAGAAAAGATCCTACACTCAACAGATGACGTGATGAAAGTAAACTTTGTTAAGACGAATGCCAAGTGGATGCGAGAACATTTTAATTATAATGTTAGAGAGGATTTGTCTAAGGTAACCTGTCCTGTTCTTGCTATTACGGGTTTACGCGATGTTCAAGCAAATCCAGGGGTTCTGAAAGATTTGCCTCATTATGTTAAAGGAGATGCACAATATCATGTTATTGAAAACATGGGCCACTCCTGCAAGTTTATCACGTATACTTCTACTATGTTTACGATGAAAAAGGATATTGTGGCAGAAGGAAAGCTCCCCCTTCATCCAGAATTAAAGCAACATTTAGAAACATGGCTCACAAATCATTTTGTAAACACTAATCCGAAACAGTCCTTATCCATTTAGTAATAGAAAAGAAATAGACTTGACTATCGAATAGATAGCCAAGTTTTTTATGTAAAGAAAATGGTATATTCGTAGGTGTAATAATAATGGTCATTCCTATAAAATAATAGTTACTGTTTTAAAATTTATAATCAGGAGGGTAATAAGAATTTGAGATTAAGAATTTTGCTAATATTGACTTTGCTAACCATATTCATTAGTCCGTTAACTACATCTGCAAATGAAGAAGGTGTAAAAAATGGTTGGTTTGAAGAGAATGGAAAACAGTACTATTATCAGAATAATCAATTGGTAAAAGGCTGGATTACTCTTGAAAACAATTGGTATTATTTTAATCAGACTGATGGAACACTTCATACAGGCTGGTTATACGATAATGGCAAATGGTATTTTATGAGAAATGATGGGGTTATGCAACGTGGATGGTTAAATATTGATAGAAAATGGTACTACCTTGAAAGCAGTGGGGCAATGAAAACTGGCTGGCTGTTTAACGAGGGGAAATGGTATTTCCTTGACCAAGATGGAAAAATGCATACGGGCTGGCTTTTTTCAGCAGGGAAGTGGTATTATCTTGCCGATAGTGGCTCCATGAAGCAGGGGTGGATACTAGATAACGGTAAGTGGTATTTTTTGAGTATACACGGAGATATGCAAAAGGGCTGGATTCTGCAGAATAATCATTGGTATTACCTAAATCAATTGGGAGCCATGCAAATAGGTTGGATTTTTATTGACAAATGGTATTACTTTAATCAAAATGGTAGCTGGATTCCAAGCACTATTGCTGATCAGTTTACAAGTATTAAGGATAATAATCAGTTAATTCTCGTAACCACCTTAGGATATTCTACTTATAATGCTAAGATACGAACCTTTGAAAAATTCGATAATAAGTGGTATGAAAAGCTTAATATCTCAGGGTATATTGGGAAAGAAGGCTTTGCTGCAACAATGAAAGAAGGGGCTAAAAAGTCTCCTCGAGGAAAATATACGATAGGAACAGCATTCGGACGTTATCCAAACCCTGGGACAAAACTACCCTATCGGCAAATCACAAATGATGATGTGTGGGTAGATGATCCTGCATCTACTTTATATAATACTTGGCAAAAGGATTCAGAAAATCTTGGGCGTTGGTCAAGTGCGGAAAAAATGAATATTTCTGCCTATAATTACGGATTCGTCATTAATTACAATACAGTAGAAAGAATTCCAGGGGCGGGTTAAGCTATATTTTTCCACGTGGCTAATAACTATACACTAGGTTGTACTGGTACGGGACAAAATAGTGTTATTAACATCCTTAAATGGCTTGATCCGGGTAAACATCCAGTCATTATTCAATCTCCTGAGAGCGAGATAGGTAATTATTAATGTCAAAATACTTTTTTAGCCACTTTATTAACAAGTAGAGTACTGGAAATCCAGTACTCTTTATATTTTGTGAAAGTAATGAAAAATTTGTAGATATATAGTATAGTAGCATTGATAAAGGATAATAGATAATTGCTAGCAATGTGATAATAGTTTTATAGGAGTGGCTATCATGTCTGAAAACGAAAGAATACAATTGAATGTAAGAATTACCAAAGAAACCTCAGCAAAACTCGATGAAATTGTCGAGTACTATCAACAAGGCTTGAAGCTTGGCAGAATTTATAAAGGTGATGTGTTAACTGATATTATTGAGAAATCGTTTGAAGTGATGAATAAGCAGAAAAGGTCGTTTAAGAGATACTGATTCGAAACAAGGTCGAGAAATTCTCGGCTTTTTTAAATAATTTAAATTGTTGTATATGTTTTATAAATTTATTAGAATATTTAGAAAAGAATTTGAATATTTAAGTTTTAGGAGTATAATTAAACTCATAACATACTAACTGGTTAGTATGAGGAAGGGAGTGGAGAGATTGGATTTTTCCTATTCTCAAAAGGTAAAAGACCTGCAAGAAAAGTTAACAGCATTCATGGAGGCGCATGTTTATCCTAATGAACGTGTGTATGAACAGCAATTAAATGAACAAGAGTCCCGTTGGAGTGCGGTTCCGCCAATTATGGAGGAGCTAAAGGAAAAGGCGAAAGCGGAAGGTCTTTGGAATTTATTTTTGCCGGAAAGTGAATATGGTGCGGGTCTTACTAACATGGAATATGCCCCTCTCTGTGAGATAATGGGGCGCTCATTAATTGGACCAGAAGTATTTAATTGTAGTGCACCAGATACAGGGAATATGGAAGTTATTGTTCGGTATGGGAAAGAGCAGCATAAAGAACAATGGTTAAAGCCACTGCTAGCAGGGGAAATCAGGTCTTGCTTCTCCATGACTGAACCAGCGGTTGCCTCATCGGATGCGACCAATATTGAAGCTATGATTGAAAGAGACGGCGATGAATACGTAATAAACGGACGGAAATGGTGGTCATCTGGCGCTGGTGATCCTCGCTGTAAAATTGCGATTGTAATGGGAAAAACCGATCCAAATGCCAACCGGCACGAACAACAATCTATGATTCTAGTTCCTCTTGATACCCCCGGTGTAAAAATTGAACGTATGTTGCCAGTGTTTGGGTATGATCATGCCCCACATGGACACGGGGAGATTACCTATGACAATGTAAGAGTTCCGGTTGATAATATTCTATGGGGAGAGGGAAAGGGGTTTGCAATTGCTCAAGGTAGGCTGGGACCTGGAAGAATCCACCACTGTATGAGATTAATCGGGGCTGCAGAGCGGGCACTTGAGGAATTATGTAAGCGCGTTCAAGTTCGTACGGCTTTTGGAAAGCCACTTTCTCGACAAGGAGTGATTGGGGAGTGGATTGCTGATTCTAGGATTGAAATTGAACAAGCTAGATTGCTTACCTTAAAAGCTGCTTACATGATGGATACTGTGGGTAATAAAGAAGCAAAAACTGAAATTGCCATGATTAAGGTGGTTGCACCATCCATGGCCTTGCGTGTCATTGACCGAGCCATTCAAGCATTAGGTGCAGCAGGGGTTTCTAACGATTTTACCTTGGCAGCTCAATGGGCGAATGCAAGGACATTGAGGTTAGCTGATGGTCCAGATGAAGTCCATCGCGCCCAGCTTGCAAGGCTCGAATTAAGAAAATATCAGTAAACATAATATAATTTTATTCTATGAACATAGAAAGTGAAAAGGGCTGGTACGTATGAGATTAAATAATAAGATTGCTATCGTTACTGGCGGCGGAGGCGGGATCGGACGTGCATCCGCCGTCCGTTTTGCTAAAGAGGGTGCTAGGGTTACGGTAGCTGATATTGATCCAATTATTGGGGAAGAGACTGTAAACCTTATAAAAAAGGAAGGCGGAGAGGCTATTTTTGTTCAAACGGACGTGGCCGAACCGGAACAAATCAAACAATTAATTCAAATCACATCTAATACATTCGGTAGCTTACATATTATGTTCAACAATGCAGGTATTGGAAATTCCGAGGTTAGAAGTGTGGATCTTTCTGAAGATGAATGGGATCGAGTAGTCGATATTAACTTAAAGGGTGTGTTCCTTGGAATTAAATATGCAGTTCCAGAAATATCAAAATCAGGTGGAGGAGCCATTATTAATACCTCTAGTTTACTTGGGCTTAAGGGCCAAAAATATATGTCAGCCTATAATGCATCTAAAGCAGGTGTAGTGGTTTTGACACAAAATGCTGCATTGGAGTATGGGAAACATAATATTAGGGTAAATGCAATCGCCCCGGGTGTGATTGATACAAAAATAATCGAAGGCTGGAGACAGAATGAGCGAAAGTGGCCGATCATCTCTCGTGCAAACGCGCTTGGAAGAATTGGTACTCCAGATGAGGTAGCCAATGCGGTTTTATTTTTAGCATCAGATGAGGCCT
The window above is part of the Bacillus sp. SORGH_AS_0510 genome. Proteins encoded here:
- a CDS encoding alpha/beta hydrolase: MKFIEKEITIQSKIALKGTLTIPEVRSEKCPAILILAGSGKLDRNGKVNNKLDLKLYGQLAEFLTSIGYITLRYDKRGVAASEGNYLTTGVWDLVEDAQAAIRYLKNLPEVESGSVILLGHSEGSTIGTAVAARENLGGLILLSGAVERISEALKRQRDIAVEDIKNAKGFQGFLLRLFRTQNKVEPQAQKFIEKILHSTDDVMKVNFVKTNAKWMREHFNYNVREDLSKVTCPVLAITGLRDVQANPGVLKDLPHYVKGDAQYHVIENMGHSCKFITYTSTMFTMKKDIVAEGKLPLHPELKQHLETWLTNHFVNTNPKQSLSI
- a CDS encoding cell wall-binding protein, producing the protein MRLRILLILTLLTIFISPLTTSANEEGVKNGWFEENGKQYYYQNNQLVKGWITLENNWYYFNQTDGTLHTGWLYDNGKWYFMRNDGVMQRGWLNIDRKWYYLESSGAMKTGWLFNEGKWYFLDQDGKMHTGWLFSAGKWYYLADSGSMKQGWILDNGKWYFLSIHGDMQKGWILQNNHWYYLNQLGAMQIGWIFIDKWYYFNQNGSWIPSTIADQFTSIKDNNQLILVTTLGYSTYNAKIRTFEKFDNKWYEKLNISGYIGKEGFAATMKEGAKKSPRGKYTIGTAFGRYPNPGTKLPYRQITNDDVWVDDPASTLYNTWQKDSENLGRWSSAEKMNISAYNYGFVINYNTVERIPGAG
- a CDS encoding acyl-CoA dehydrogenase gives rise to the protein MDFSYSQKVKDLQEKLTAFMEAHVYPNERVYEQQLNEQESRWSAVPPIMEELKEKAKAEGLWNLFLPESEYGAGLTNMEYAPLCEIMGRSLIGPEVFNCSAPDTGNMEVIVRYGKEQHKEQWLKPLLAGEIRSCFSMTEPAVASSDATNIEAMIERDGDEYVINGRKWWSSGAGDPRCKIAIVMGKTDPNANRHEQQSMILVPLDTPGVKIERMLPVFGYDHAPHGHGEITYDNVRVPVDNILWGEGKGFAIAQGRLGPGRIHHCMRLIGAAERALEELCKRVQVRTAFGKPLSRQGVIGEWIADSRIEIEQARLLTLKAAYMMDTVGNKEAKTEIAMIKVVAPSMALRVIDRAIQALGAAGVSNDFTLAAQWANARTLRLADGPDEVHRAQLARLELRKYQ
- a CDS encoding SDR family NAD(P)-dependent oxidoreductase; the encoded protein is MRLNNKIAIVTGGGGGIGRASAVRFAKEGARVTVADIDPIIGEETVNLIKKEGGEAIFVQTDVAEPEQIKQLIQITSNTFGSLHIMFNNAGIGNSEVRSVDLSEDEWDRVVDINLKGVFLGIKYAVPEISKSGGGAIINTSSLLGLKGQKYMSAYNASKAGVVVLTQNAALEYGKHNIRVNAIAPGVIDTKIIEGWRQNERKWPIISRANALGRIGTPDEVANAVLFLASDEASFITGSTLSVDGGGLTF